The following coding sequences lie in one Deinococcota bacterium genomic window:
- a CDS encoding ATP phosphoribosyltransferase — protein MRESLTWLRRAGLALEVPSGRALKHDAGDAWVLELRNSDVPTYVELGVADAGVVGKDVLLEAGRNVYEPVDLGFA, from the coding sequence ATGCGAGAGAGCCTGACCTGGCTCAGGCGGGCAGGCCTGGCTCTCGAGGTGCCCAGTGGCCGCGCCCTCAAGCACGACGCGGGCGACGCCTGGGTGCTCGAGCTGCGCAACAGCGACGTGCCCACCTATGTCGAACTCGGCGTGGCCGACGCGGGCGTCGTGGGCAAGGACGTGCTCCTGGAGGCCGGGCGCAACGTCTACGAGCCCGTGGACCTGGGCTTTGC